The following nucleotide sequence is from Triticum dicoccoides isolate Atlit2015 ecotype Zavitan chromosome 7B, WEW_v2.0, whole genome shotgun sequence.
TAGGGAAGAATGGGAAAAGGGAGGCGACGACTCAGTTCAGCGCACAGGATCGATTAACTCCACCTTTTGCCTAGGTACGTGCGTCTGATACCGTTTCCTCACTGGGATACCAAACAAGACTCTCTCCTCGTTAATTAACATGCCACCTCGGTTTTTTGCTCACGTGGCAGGCTTACACCGATCTAGGGTGGAGCACTAGGAGAGGCATCACGGGGATACCAAACGAGACTCTCTTCTCCTTAATTAACATGCCACGTCAGTCTTTTGctcacgtggcaggcttagcaccgatccagggtggagcactgggagagacctgagtaactagctatgttactcaaATCATCTCTCTCATTAAATCAttgtcacataagcaaatttcaTAAGATGGACCCTATGTTACTGCTGAATTTACTCCCACTATGAATTGTCTAATTGAACAACGAAACCGAAATATTAATGACATCAACGAGAGATGAATGGGACATTAACAACCATTCGGTTTCATTTTCCACTAGCGCAAAATATTTCAACTTCTTTCTTCTAAAGCATTAACGTGACACATGAGACTATGGgatttttctatgaattattgaatatAACAATTGGGTTAAAGCCCTAATTCCAACGGTTTGGTGCACCCCAGATGGAcagtaaattcaaaacaaatataCTAACATCCAAATTTCATACTCGGAGACTTATATTGACAAGATTGTGTTCGGTTTTGCTTCCAAATGGCATCCCTAACTGGGGATATTTTGTCCTCCGTGTGCAAATTACAAGTACTAAACACAGTGCCTTATTTAAATTACGGGTTAATTGGATAAATGCAGTGGCGGAGCTAAGGAAGAAGTTCAGGGGGGGCAAATGATAAAACACACAGACCTGAGGGGGCCAAATGCTAAATTTATCCTCATCTAAACCCTTTAAAAAAAATTCCTTCATACTTTTTGCTAAGGCTGGGGGGGCCACGGCCACCCCAGGAGCACACATAGCTCCGCCACTGGATAAATGCCACTCGAATTTTGATGATTCCTCGAAACGCCGctgcaattttcaaactttgaaaaatgccactacaaattttgcaaactttgaaagtctagactttgaaaaatgccaatgGAAATGGTTTGAAAATTGCAGACTGCAAATACATGGATGCCCAGGAACATACGGCATTTTAGTGTATGCAGTGTCTGAATTCCATTTTATCCGCGTATATTGTGGATTGCTTGGTGTACATACTTATATTTTCCCGTATAGCAGGATAATCTGGTACCTGCTGACTAAACGTAGCTTGATAATTCAAGAACTTACGAAGCACACATTAGGTAAACATATCAGGCCGATACTCCGATACCGACAAAAGTTAGGCAAACAATTTCTGAAACTGCAACACTACAGAGATACTAGCAGTACCACCCGGAGCAAGATCAGTACTTTAGAAGCTGAGCACCGAGAGAAGAATGGTAGTGCTGAAGACCAGTGCCAGAACGGAGGTCACCGGGTCCGGCAGCGCCACAGCGCCGCCGTTCTTGGTATTGTGCGGCCTCGTGTTCGCCGCACCGCCACCGGTGTTCCTCCCGCCGCCACTTGCTCCACCGCCGGGGCCACCACCTGCCATGTGCTCCAGCTTCCCCAGGAGCCTCCTGCCTTGGGTTTCTGGAAAGTAAGCGGCAATTCCAGGAATACTTTTGTAAGGGTGAACTTTAAATATCAAGAAAGTTTAGAGCAAATAGGGGATGATGTACACAAACTACTGACCATGCAATCTCTGCACCTGGAGATGAGGCCTCAGATGATGATGAGCTGCATCAGGCATGGTGCCTCTCCGAGCTGCTTCACACCATATGCCATGGAGAGCAAAGGtgaggaggatgaggaagagagcgAGAGCACCTTTCTTCATCTTGGGGCGGACTTGGTTGCCAACAGAGAAACTCCGATGTGGAGTGTGTGCGGAGGCTCGTCTTTTAACTGCTGGAGATAGCTACTCCACAAGTTAAGTGCATGTTGGTACCAGTTCAGCTTTGTTCTTTCTATGACAGACACTCTGTTGGGAGGTGGAGACGCTCTGTGCTTGTGCCTTTCTCACTCCTTTTGACATTTCACAAAATCAGGATTAATACTCTCTGATAACCTTGCTGGTTAGCAGCACCACCTCCAAAACATGCAACAGTATCAAATGCTTTTGTTACAGTGCTACTTGGCATCACTGATGTTTCTGCTGGGGGATAAAGAGGGTGCAAAGCAAAAAAGCCACCGCAAGGAGCACATGTGGTGGCACACAGAGATTCCCTGATGCTCCTTGAAGATTTGCCAGCTATGGCCTGGTAGTAGATTTTTTGGAGGGAACTGTTGCCTAGGAGTACATGATTTTGGGACCACGGGCAGGCTGTAATGTGAAAAATCCTGAAATTCGTTATCTTTTTTGGCGAATACACAGGATGCATATCATTCCATTGAAATTGGTTCTCTCATCTCTTTTCTTTTTGTTAGTGACTACACGAAAGGAATGTACGATCAGAAGGTGATATATACGATGTGATCTTTGGCTTTGTGTGATGTCGTTTTAGCTGAACTGTGAGTGGTCCTTTGAGCCCAAGTTTCAGACGTGACATTTTCTTCAGAAGAACAGTTATATCAGTACAAAATAGCAAGGACAACAGCTGTATCAATAAAAAAAAAATATCACGCATTGTGAAAAATTAAACTGGAGAACTTATCCAGGTTAAGCACATCAACCTTGACGATGTTCTTCATGATTTTCCGGCGGTGCGCGCCTCGTTCCCGATGCGCTACCTTGGGCTCCCGTTATCCGTCAAGCGCCTCAAGCGAATCCACTTCCAGTACCTTGAAGATAAAATTGCGGGCAAGCTCCCTCCCTGGAGGGAAGACATGTGGCCTCTGCTGGCCGTGTGGTTCTTGTTAAGGCCGTCCTAACTGCCATTGCTATCTACCATCTCACGCCGCTCGACATCCCAGTGGAGGTCCTCAAGAAAATCGATAGTATTCGCCGTGCATATCTTTGGGCGGGCTCAGACAAGGTGTCTGGAGGAAAATGCAAGGTTAACTGGGAGCTCGTCTGTAAGCCCAAGGACAAGGGTGGGCTCGGAGTGCTTAACCTGGATAAGTTCGCCAAGGCTCTGCGGCTTCGACGGCTACGGTTTGAATGGACTGACAAGAGCAAGCCATGGATAGGCATGGGGACGCCATGCACGGAGGATGATCGACACTTCTTTGcggctgccactacggtccttgttgGCAACGGACGAACGGCGCAATTCTGGAACTCGTCGTGGCTCAATGGCTTGCGCCCCCGTGACATCGCGCCGGACCTCTTTCACCTTTCTCGCAAGAAGAACCCATTGGTCCAGCAAGCCATGACCAACAACGtgtggatcactaatattgatggCACCAATGATTTGTCCATCGCGCATATCGAGCAGTTTGCTGACCTTTGAGAAAAATTATCATCGGTGGCCCTTGAGGAAGATGTGGAAGACTCCATTACTTGGAAGTTCACTAAGGATGGGATTTATTCTGCTTCATCGGCATACAAGGCACAATTTGAAGGTCTCATATCCTCTGATCTTGTCAAGTCTGTGTGGAGGGCCTGGGCTCCCCCGAGGTGCAAATTCTTTGCTTGGCTCGTTCTTCAAAACAGAATATGGACATCAGACCGCTTGATCCGTCGTGGCTGGCCCAACTGCGGCTTGTGTCCCCTTTGTAAGCAAGCACAGGAGTCCGCTGCTCACCTACTATTCCAGTGCCGCTTCACATTGCGCATTTGGAACGACATTCTTCCGTGGCCTGGAATGCACCACATCTCTACTACTACATGGACGGTGAGCGCTTCGGTCAAAGAATGGTGGGACAGCAACCTTCAGATTCGTCTCGGCTCTCCCAAAGCCCTAGCCTCATTGATGATGCTCATCTCTTGGGAGGTTTGGACTGAGAGAAATGCTAGAGTCTTTCGCAACGTGGCGGTTCCATCGGTGGTCATCATCAACAACATCAAGCATGAGGCGTCGCTTTGGGTTTTGGCGGGTGCCAAGCACTTGAGTATTGTAATGCCGCGAGAGTAATTTTCCTTTGTCTGCCGCTTGCGGCTTCTGTCTAAAACC
It contains:
- the LOC119338163 gene encoding uncharacterized protein LOC119338163, which translates into the protein MKKGALALFLILLTFALHGIWCEAARRGTMPDAAHHHLRPHLQVQRLHETQGRRLLGKLEHMAGGGPGGGASGGGRNTGGGAANTRPHNTKNGGAVALPDPVTSVLALVFSTTILLSVLSF